A single region of the Phyllostomus discolor isolate MPI-MPIP mPhyDis1 chromosome 14, mPhyDis1.pri.v3, whole genome shotgun sequence genome encodes:
- the LOC118498109 gene encoding butyrophilin subfamily 3 member A3-like — protein sequence MVAVGVGVIVLMVKTLCFSSGQQNTQEQSAKGEELPQVYAEPLMPPSGILLAWTVALKVLLGLLARLWWQQRKKIQDLSQEQKREREEKEAAEAEKEKAQEAKRKLQDELRWTKIPYLPREDRCQVYADLKMSLFQPADVFLDPDTAHPALLVSEEQRSLQGIDTWQNLPENPERFCGNECVLGCESFASGRRFWEVEVGDRAQWRVGVCRENVRRKDGVKMAPKNGFWTVGLNPGNEYLVFTDRQTPLANISPPERVGVFLDYELGEVSFYNAIDGSHIFTFPHTRFSGPLRPVFMLCRNEPTPLTICPAQKAVRRCRVPDPGPDPSLETPVSPGSADGNRDSQLIVLSGRVMGSPEGPSQGTKEPPPPPPRMLQPWMVAVGVGVIVLMVKTLCFSSGQQNTQEQSAKGEEWPQVYAALAGDSFGGVT from the exons ATGGTGGCCGTGGGCGTGGGCGTGATTGTGCTGATGGTGAAAACGCTGTGCTTCTCGTCGGGACAACAGAACACGCAGGAGCAAAGCGCCAAAG GTGAGGAGCTGCCTCAGGTCTATGCAG AGCCCCTGATGCCACCTTCTGGGATCCTGCTAGCCTGGACAGTGGCCCTGAAGGTTTTGCTGGGTCTCCTGGCACGGTTGTGGTGGCAACAGCGGAAGAAAATCCAGGACCTGTCCCAGGAGCAGAAGAGGGAGcgagaagagaaagaagcagctgaggcagagaaagaaaaagctcagGAAGCGAAAAGA AAGCTGCAGGATGAACTCA GGTGGACAAAGATACCCTACCTACCAC GTGAGGATCGGTGTCAGGTCTATGCAG ACTTGAAGATGTCCCTCTTCCAGCCTG CAGATGTGTTTCTGGATCCAGACACGGCGCACCCCGCCCTCCTGGTTTCTGAGGAGCAGAGGAGCCTTCAAGGGATAGACACATGGCAGAACCTGCCAGAAAACCCTGAGAGATTTTGTGGGAATGAGTGTGTGCTGGGCTGTGAGAGCTTTGCCTCAGGGAGACGcttctgggaggtggaggtgggggacagggcaCAGTGGCGTgttggggtgtgcagggagaaCGTGAGGAGGAAAGATGGTGTTAAAATGGCCCCCAAGAATGGGTTCTGGACAGTGGGGCTGAATCCTGGGAATGAATACCTGGTTTTCACTGACCGGCAGACCCCACTGGCAAATATCAGCCCCCCTGAGAGGGTGGGGGTTTTCCTGGACTATGAGCTGGGGGAGGTCTCATTCTACAATGCCATCGATGGGTCCCACATCTTCACCTTCCCGCACAcccgcttctctgggcctctgaggccTGTTTTCATGCTTTGTAGAAATGAGCCCACTCCCTTGACCATTTGCCCAGCGCAGAAAGCAGTGAGGAGATGCCGTGTGCCTGACCCAGGGCCTGACCCCTCCCTGGAGACCCCAGTGTCCCCGGGCTCAGCTGATGGGAACAGGGACTCTCAG CTGATTGTCCTGTCGGGCAGGGTCATGGGCAGCCCCGAGGGTCCCTCCCAGGGCACCAAGG agcccccgccgccgcctcctcggATGCTGCAGCCCTGGATGGTGGCCGTGGGCGTGGGCGTGATTGTGCTGATGGTGAAAACGCTGTGCTTCTCGTCGGGACAACAGAACACGCAGGAGCAAAGCGCCAAAG GTGAGGAGTGGCCTCAGGTCTATGCAG CTCTTGCTGGGGACAGTTTTGGGGGAGTGACCTGA